DNA sequence from the Coregonus clupeaformis isolate EN_2021a chromosome 13, ASM2061545v1, whole genome shotgun sequence genome:
aattccaagttggatgaccgttcaaaacaatttttcccagtcagagctctttttttttgggggggtcccagttgtcttgaatgcactgaagtcagAATTCAGAGAtttacgagttcccagttgttgtgAACGTGGCATgaaccctctcgcttcgcctcttccccTATGCTATGAATTGATTTCTAATTGATTGGTAGAGGGACCCAAATTGATGCAGTTTGGATGTTTAAAAAAATTGTGGTAGGGTAAAAGTGCTGGAATTCCAGTGTTGGTAGAAGGAAACGTCACAGCTGTATTAAGTAAAGAAAAGGCAAATGTCCTAGGTGGTGCATTTGCAGCGGTTCATAGTTGTGACTACCTTTGGGATGAGAGTAAGAGGAGACGTAGGGAAAAGTTAAAGGAGCATGGAGATGTCTTACAGAGAAAACGGGAGTCAGGAGAAGCTTTCtagttttctatgtttgggaCAACAAGGGCTTTGGAGGGCTGCGGGTGGACTGCTCCTGGAGaagataccccataatgacatagcgaaaacaggtttttagaattttttgaaaatgtattaaaaataaaaaacaggaataccttatttacataagtattcagaccctttgctatgagactcaaatagggctcaggtgcatcctgtttccattgatcatccttgagatgtttcaacaacttgattggagtccacctgtggtaaattcaattgattggacgtgatttggaaaggcacacacctgtttatataaggtcccacagttgacagtgcatgtcagagcaaaaaccaagccatgaggttgaaggacttgtccgtagagcgccgagacaggattgtgtcgaggcacagatctggggaagggtaccaaaaaatgtctgcagcattgaaggtacccaagaacaccgtggcctccgtcattcttaaatggaagaagtttggaaccaccaagactcttcctagagctggccgcccggccaaactgagcaatcaggggagaagggccttggtcagggaggtgaccaagaacccaatggtcactctgacagagctgcagagttcctctgtggagatgggagaaccttccagaaggacaactatctctgcagcactccaccaatcaggaatttattgtagagtggccagacggaagccactcctcagtaaaaggcacatgacagcctgcttggagtttgccaaaaggcacctgaaggactcagtccatgagaaacaagattctctggtgtgatgaaacctagattgaactctttggcctgaatgccaagcgtcacatctggaggaaacctggcaccatccctacggtgaagcatggtggtggcagcatcatgctgtggggatgtttttcagcggcagagactgggagactagtcaggttcgaggaaagatgaacggagcaaagtacagatagatccCTGATGAAATCCTGGTCTAGAGCactaaggacctcagactggggtgaaggttcaccttccaacaggacaacaaccctaagcacacagccaagacaacgcagaagaggcttcgggacaagtctctgaatgtccttgagtggtccagccagagcccggatttgaacctgatcgaacatatctggagagaccttaaaatagctgtgcagcgatgctccccatccaacctgacagagcttgagaggatctgcagagaagaatgggagaaactccccaaatacaggtgtgccaagcttgtagcgtcatatccaagaagactcaaggctgtaatcgctgccaaaggcgcttcaacaaagtcctgagtaaagagtctgaatacgtaaatgtgatactttcgtttttttaatgtttataaatttgcaaaaaaatctaaaaacctgtttttgctttgtcattatggggtattgtgtatagattgatgagagagaaaaaacaatttaataaattttagaataaggctgtaacaaaatgtgtaaaaagtcaaggggtctgaatactttccgaatgcactgtagggtgTGTTATGTGATGTTTAACCATGCACTGAACAGTGTGTTTGGAAGCAGTGTTAGGGTTGTATAATAAGGTTGGAGGACTGGCGTGATACCTGCTGGGTGGATAAAACTCCTACTAGGGCGGGCAGTTATAGGCCTATCGCACTGACATCCAACGTGTAAGTTGATGGAAAATATGATAGTGAGTCGGATGATGTATTTCTTGGAAGTTAGGGGTTTGATGAGCATAGCATAGACTGGGTTCAGGAGAGGGAGGTCTGACATGGATGCCCTATTGACAGTTAGTACAGCGATAGCCAAGGGCctggcaataaaataggaaatgAGTGTTGTGTATTTTGACATTGAGAAAGGTTACGATACCATGTGGAGGGAAGGGTTGTTGATCATGTTGAGTGCATTGGGCATTGGGGACGTCTGTAtaactggatcatggacttcctgtTCGATCGAGTCATACGGGTGAGGGTGGGGTCAGAATTGTCAATGCGGTTTGAAGTGCACAATGGCACTCCTCAGGGAAGTGTGGTTAGTCCGGTGTTGTTCACCCTGATGATAGATTACATATTTAAGGAGGTGGGACAGGGAGTGGGTGTGGCCTTGTATGCTGatgatgggactgtatggaagagAGGTGGGAATGTGAAATATGTGATGAGGAAGATGAAAGAAGCTGTGGGAGTTGTGGAAGATTGGGCTCTAACATGGGGGTTTAGGATGTCTGTGGCCAAGTCCTGCTTTATGGTGTTTTCTAGGAGGAAGGTTAAAGATGTTAGGGCTGCAAATATACGGTCAGGATATAGATCGGATAGACAAACACTGTTGTATATGTACCAGGCATTGATCAGGTCATCTTTGGACTATGGGTGCTTTGTATATGGATCAGCAGCCAACACGGTACTAAAGCGCCTAGACAGGATACAGTCAAGGGCCCTGAGATTGTGTGTGGGTGCCTTCAGGACGACACCTGTTGAGGCATTGCAGCTGGATAGTGGGGAACTGCCACAGGATAAGGTGGGACAAACTTGCATTAGCGTACTAGGCGAGGTCGAAAGGGAGTTCAGAAGGACATCCTGCGGTCTCGGCAACTAGGGAATGCTGGGAGCGAGGAGGGGGTAAGCAGAGGGCGTATGGGTGGACAATCGGGCAGAAGGTGGTAGAATatggactgggggagagagagagatagggccgGCAATTGCATTGGAGAACGTTCCTCTGTGGCTGTTTCCGAAAACAAGTGTAGATGTGGACATGATTGAGGGCAGGAGAGAATGGGGTGAGGACGTGAGACGGTGTGTGGAGAGATATATACATAATCGGTTGTATTTGTTTTAAGGATATATACAGATGGTTCAAAGGATCCAGTTAGTGGAAGGGTGGGGGCTGGGGTGTATATCCCAGATTTCAATGTTGGAGTATGTAAGCGGTTAACTGATTATGTGTCAGCATATACGGCAGAATTGATAGCCATGATTATAGGTTTAAGATGGGTGAAGGAGGTGAAACCACTCAGTGTGGTGATCTGCTCTGATTCGGCTGCAGTGTTGAGTAGTGTGAAGACATGCAGGTCGGATAGGGGAGACTTGTTTGTGGAGACGATGTGGTGGCTAAGAGTgctgtgaggagagagggggtagatatTCAGCTCCCGCTGGGCCGCAGGGAAGTCAAGCCCTTGATCCGGGCAAAAGGGGTCTATCTTTGGCAAAGGGAGTGGAATGATAGTAGTAAGGTGAGGCAATTTTATTGCGTGCATCGGTCAGTAAAGGAAGAGGTGGGGAGTAGGGGATGTAGGAGAGAGGCAGTTGTGTAAAGTAGACTACAGTTTGGACACACAGGTTTGAATGTCACGTTGTGGATGATAGGGAGACATGAAACAGGTATGTGTGATGAGTGTTTAGTGGAGGAAACGAGGGAGCATGTGTTAATATTTTGTGAATTGTATGAAGCAGATAGGGAGAGATTGTGTGAAAGGGTTAGATAGGCTGTACGGGGTTTGGGTGATGTAGCGGGGGGAGGAAAGGTGAGGGAAGTGGTGTCTAGGGGTCTATTTCACTTTCTTAGTGGAACAGGACTAATTAAGATAATTTAATGTAGTTAGGCCTTGACTgccctcacactccagtacagtaggtggcggtgtatgcaccttgaAAGTTGAGTGCGATCCGCCAACTCAAACCcaaagaagaagatgaagaagaataTTTATGATTGGAGCTCAGAAACTCGTCAGGAAACATTTGTTTAAAAACATCCAGGTTAGCTAGTTAACTTGTAAATGTGGTTCTTCTTTCTAGTCTAAATAACTGAGAAACTGTCTTTTAGATTTTTCATTTCTTGCTAGCTACATTACTTTTCAATACGATCACATTGTTGTAACGATATCAGAACGTTGTTGTTACACTTGGATACTACTGCCGTTCGCTAGCTAACGCCTAGCGTAGCTACCGTTCGGTAGCAAGGCAATTTTCGTTTCCATATAAGGTTAGCTTTTTGCGTTATACACGACCGTTCATGTGAACGTATAGTGTGAGATTCGATGCCTCCTGCAAGCAAACGGGCGAGAAAAGAGGACTCACCGCTGGAATTGGCGTGTGAGTGGGGGTCCTGCCAAGAGTCGTTCGATCGGATGCAGGAGTTCTGCGAGCATGTGGAGGGTCACCTCAAGGCGCTGGACATTGAGGACGGGGAAAAGTACTCATTTGGTGAGCGGGAAAGGGGAGTATGGATTAGTCTCTTTTCACAGCCACTGTGCCTCCGACGTGGAGTGACCCTCTGTGTGAGAGATACAATACATGAGACAGGAAAAGCCAGGAGAAAGAAAAGTCAAACGTTAATTTGATTTGAGATAAAGTAGCTATCTAAGGCTATTGTGGAAGACACTCATGTTGTACAATGCCATATACATGTATCTTGTTCGTTTTCTGTCACTAGAGGAGCTCAGCTGTCTATGGATAGATTGTGGGTTCTGCTCTGTGGAGAGTGCTGAGGAGTTTAAGCGCCACGTCTATTTCCACTGTTACCACACCAAGCTGAAGCAGTGGGGCCAGGGGGTACTCAAGGCCCAGCCCAGCCTCGGTACCTGCGCCATTGGCCTCCACAACCGCAACATCGTGCCTGACATCACAGACAACTTCATCTGCCAGTGGGAGCAATGTGAGGTGAGACACTGTTAGTGTGGGTCATATCTAGCTTAGATGTGAAGCTTGTGGACAGACATAGCATTAAGCCGGGCATAGACCAGGGACGTGCACGGAACACGCACAAGCTCTTTAATTTAGATGGGCTTAGGTTGAATGCCCTCAAATCTATTCAAGTGGACCGATTTAAGCATATCAGTTTAAGTGGTGAAGTTTTCAGATCTTGTACTTTTGTTGGTCTTACTAAGATCATTACTATGAGAGCAAcatgtatttgtgtgtatgtgtttgcagCAACCCTCCTTTGCCAACCCAGAGTGGTTCTACCGCCATGTGGAGATGCACAGTATGTGTATGGACGTACCCTCTGCTGATAAGGAGCTCTTGTTGCACTGTGGCTGGAAGGGTGAGTCCACTGACCCCTGTAAAAATGGCAGCAGTGAGTAACACAGGCTAGTTTACAACTATTCAGGAGAAACAGAGGTGACTGTATGTTTCAATTGGAGAATGTgtggtttttcattattttggaATTGAGGGTGAATAAAATAGGTAAAAGCAGGGTATTACCGATGTCATGTGACCTGGAACCAGAGTTTATACCGCTACTGAGAGTATCACCTGTACTTATTTCCCCTGACTTTTCTCCAGACTGCGAGGCCACGTTTAAAAGGCGTTTTAAGATGCGGGAGCATTTGCGGAGCCACACCGGGGAGAAGGTGGTGGCCTGCCCAATCTGTGGAGGGATGTTCGCCAACAACACCAAGTTCTTTGACCACATCAGTCGGCAGACCACCATTGAGGGTGAGCGGGGAAGGTCAGGGATGGATTGGATTTAGGGCTTTGCTAACATTGTGGAGTATAACCCAATAACCCATTTCCTTAATGACTGACTCATGACTGTGTCTGTTCCCTTGTCTGTCCTAGGTCAGAGGTTCCAGTGTTCCCACTGCTCCAAACGCTTTGCAACGGAGAGACTACTGAGGGACCACATGAGGAATCATGGTCAGCCCCTTGAACTTTGTATTTATATCACACGTTGATCATTCTCTGCTGTCGTTTGCTGCCCTGTAGTACGGTGTTCTGATCAGttcctttctctttttctctctccccatctgctGTTAGTGAACCACTACAAGTGTCCATTGTGTGACATGACCTGCCCGTCCCCCTCATCGCTGCGGAACCACATCAAGTTCCGCCATAGCAATGAGAAGCCTTACAGCTGTGAATACTGCGAGTACAGGTAGGTTAATACATTAGGTAACTACTTAGGTAATGCCCAGGACTATAAGCCAACACCATCCTTTTCTGACAGAGATCATGTCCATACTCTGTCAATATTATGACAATGAATTATATTGAAGGAGTACATGTTTAGTGTGTGCAAGTTGCCTGAATGTTAGTAGATTAGTATAGGCAGAACCCATCCTAACCCATCTTTCCTGTGGTGTGTGTATCTCTCCTCAGCTGTAAGAACCAGATCGACCTTCGTAAACACATGGACACCCACAGCACTGAGCCGGCCTACCGCTGTGACTTCACCAACTGTGACTACACAACACGCACACTGCACTCCATCAAGAACCACTACAAGAAAGTACATGAGGTGAGAGGGGGAGATTTACAAATGTTTACCCTTTtcactgggctggcctggttatgCATCCACCATAGTTGGTGGAAATGTGCTGAAAATGACAATATGAAGTCAGTACAGTTTGTGTCAGCTCTATATGGTAAGTCAGGCATGAATAAACAACTCTAATAATTGTCAGTTCCAAAACTATGCATGACCTATTTTCTAAGATGTTGCATTTTTGTGTTGACAACTCAGGGAGATTTTGTGGCTCGCTACAAGTGTCATGTCTGTGAGCAGTGCTTCACTAGAGGGAACAGCCTCACTGCCCACCTCCGCAAGAAGCACCAGTTCAAATGGCCCTCTGGACACCCCCGATTCAGGTACCAACTACGGAGCTTTTGaacatagcaaacacaacattTACAGCCAGCATACTAGGACAACCAATTCTAAAGTGCATGTGATTAGAGATGCATTTAACAGCAATGTTAACTATCTAACAGCATGTTTATGTGGAGATGGTCTGTATTGACAAGGCCTCCATTCAATCTAAGTAGTTTGACTCCAGAGTCATTAGTAGGTGAATGAGAAAGTCTGAGCATCTTTCAGTCATCATTTTGGTCTTGTGGCTAactcttctttctctttcttccctctcttctcccaggTATAAGGAGCATGAGGACGGCTTCATGCGTCTGCAGCTGATCCGCTATGAGAGCGTGGAGCTGACCGAGCAACTGATGAGAGGGAGACCGGAGGGGGAGGACGCTGCCCGGACAGATATCCTGGGGCCTGGGGAGGATGCCAGGGCAGTAGCACACTCCATGGAGGTACAGGTGGAGCTGAGAGGGGTGCtgttggaggaggagggtgggcctGTGGAAGAGGGTCAGGGGGGTGTTGGGGAGCAGGGAGCGGGTGTGTTCTATGATTTGACTGGTGGTGACTCGTCTCAGGCAGGGGAGGACGCGGTAACGCTGCAGCTACAGGACACTGCTCAGCAGCTCGGCATGCAGGTAGTGTAACCACTGCAACCTTCACACAGACATACTGCTCCTCTAATGGCTTGTTCCTCTGAGATACGGAGCAGTGACATAGCACAAAGAGGCACCAGGACTAAGGGAAGGACGGGAGAGCTGCACCGGGTTTTTGGGCACACCTGTCTTGGGGGTATGCTGAGGATGAGGAGGGGGAACTCTTCAAGGATTTACATAGTATGGATTGAAGTGAACAGTGGCTTCTAAATATTGGGATTTAACCAGCAGGACTGGCCtcgtctgtcctctctcctcacatcACTTTGTCAGAAGATATGGAGTTGATATTGTGGATATGATTTCAGTAGTTGTTGTCCAACGTCTGATCCGCCGTTTGTGGAGACCAAGACGGTTGCTATGTTTTGCATTATTAACAATTTTGAGCTTAGCAGAATGGACTTGATAGGGGTATACTATAAAGCAGGATTaattagttagccagctaactaaatAGTCTTAAATAActtgttatatatatttttttttttagaaagaaaagtttgaaatgggcatggtctgaaggcgtcagcatgcttcagttggGCTGGACCTAGCCAAACTCGGCTAACCGAACGAGTGTGTTCCCATACTCCTTTAAAAGACATTTGCTTGTAAAACGagaaaagcggcaata
Encoded proteins:
- the LOC121579712 gene encoding histone H4 transcription factor isoform X1, which translates into the protein MPPASKRARKEDSPLELACEWGSCQESFDRMQEFCEHVEGHLKALDIEDGEKYSFEELSCLWIDCGFCSVESAEEFKRHVYFHCYHTKLKQWGQGVLKAQPSLGTCAIGLHNRNIVPDITDNFICQWEQCEQPSFANPEWFYRHVEMHSMCMDVPSADKELLLHCGWKDCEATFKRRFKMREHLRSHTGEKVVACPICGGMFANNTKFFDHISRQTTIEGQRFQCSHCSKRFATERLLRDHMRNHVNHYKCPLCDMTCPSPSSLRNHIKFRHSNEKPYSCEYCEYSCKNQIDLRKHMDTHSTEPAYRCDFTNCDYTTRTLHSIKNHYKKVHEGDFVARYKCHVCEQCFTRGNSLTAHLRKKHQFKWPSGHPRFRYKEHEDGFMRLQLIRYESVELTEQLMRGRPEGEDAARTDILGPGEDARAVAHSMERLLLRDRKQATMRLYSLLLLLLGSSHGLFTQLPELMEDEEGSGVTEATPEPEPVDDTYWSGTAPICMGGCKGRHQELKKDRCGDSDCCWFGYKSLCRVNCGRPDVDYNGMVYGNDWWVGSVVRYACRPGFLLVGDPARACQSNGGWTPKPSCLRVCRQGRVEITEKELETATCSSTCPLKSYMGPLKQGCYRIDNCRKINPDWKRWFTRCDTCLCDCHIACASLG
- the LOC121579712 gene encoding histone H4 transcription factor isoform X2 codes for the protein MPPASKRARKEDSPLELACEWGSCQESFDRMQEFCEHVEGHLKALDIEDGEKYSFEELSCLWIDCGFCSVESAEEFKRHVYFHCYHTKLKQWGQGVLKAQPSLGTCAIGLHNRNIVPDITDNFICQWEQCEQPSFANPEWFYRHVEMHSMCMDVPSADKELLLHCGWKDCEATFKRRFKMREHLRSHTGEKVVACPICGGMFANNTKFFDHISRQTTIEGQRFQCSHCSKRFATERLLRDHMRNHVNHYKCPLCDMTCPSPSSLRNHIKFRHSNEKPYSCEYCEYSCKNQIDLRKHMDTHSTEPAYRCDFTNCDYTTRTLHSIKNHYKKVHEGDFVARYKCHVCEQCFTRGNSLTAHLRKKHQFKWPSGHPRFRYKEHEDGFMRLQLIRYESVELTEQLMRGRPEGEDAARTDILGPGEDARAVAHSMERLLLRDRKQATMRLYSLLLLLLGSSHGLFTQLPELMEDEEGVTEATPEPEPVDDTYWSGTAPICMGGCKGRHQELKKDRCGDSDCCWFGYKSLCRVNCGRPDVDYNGMVYGNDWWVGSVVRYACRPGFLLVGDPARACQSNGGWTPKPSCLRVCRQGRVEITEKELETATCSSTCPLKSYMGPLKQGCYRIDNCRKINPDWKRWFTRCDTCLCDCHIACASLG